The following are encoded in a window of Bacillus sp. SORGH_AS_0510 genomic DNA:
- a CDS encoding DUF3231 family protein, protein MVEHLTKLTSAELSMLWSTYIGDTMSICVLRHFFETCEDQDIKPIIQQALNYSYDHVSQITDLFTKEGIPLPNGFGEQDVNLQAKKLFSDVTYMRYLQHMGRTGLNSYSLAKSVSSRKDIRALFKQFYSQTEALYDDNAELMQEKGVYIRSPYISYPDKIQYVTERKFLGGLIGAPRPLLGVEIAHLGVNIEVANVAKTLLLGFSQVAQSKKLSDYFKDGYELGKKMVEDFMIKLKEDDNSYPSTWDSTVTNSTDAPFSDKLMLFHTNAQSAIGLGDFGLAIASSFRKDLILGYEGYILKIGAYVKEGANLLIDHGWFEKPPQSIDRESVRNQNK, encoded by the coding sequence ATGGTCGAACATTTAACAAAATTAACGTCAGCAGAATTATCGATGCTGTGGAGTACCTATATTGGTGACACGATGTCTATTTGTGTATTAAGGCATTTTTTTGAAACCTGTGAAGATCAGGACATTAAGCCAATTATTCAGCAGGCACTTAACTATTCCTATGACCATGTTTCACAAATTACCGACTTATTTACTAAGGAAGGGATTCCTCTCCCAAATGGGTTTGGCGAACAAGATGTGAACCTGCAGGCAAAGAAGCTTTTTTCCGATGTTACCTACATGCGTTACTTGCAACATATGGGGAGAACTGGATTGAACTCATACAGCCTAGCGAAGTCGGTTTCCTCACGGAAAGATATCCGTGCCTTGTTCAAACAGTTTTACAGTCAAACTGAAGCCCTATATGATGATAATGCAGAACTCATGCAGGAAAAAGGAGTCTATATTCGATCCCCCTATATTTCCTATCCTGATAAAATACAGTATGTGACGGAAAGAAAATTCCTTGGGGGACTAATAGGTGCTCCCCGGCCGCTTCTTGGAGTAGAAATTGCCCATTTAGGAGTGAATATCGAAGTGGCCAATGTTGCAAAAACACTCCTTTTAGGCTTTAGCCAAGTGGCTCAGTCAAAAAAGTTAAGTGACTACTTTAAGGATGGATACGAGTTAGGGAAAAAAATGGTCGAAGATTTTATGATCAAACTAAAAGAGGACGATAATTCCTATCCATCCACATGGGATTCAACAGTTACAAACAGTACAGATGCACCGTTCTCAGATAAATTGATGTTATTTCACACAAATGCCCAAAGTGCTATTGGTTTAGGGGATTTTGGACTTGCCATTGCTTCATCGTTTCGAAAGGATTTAATTCTAGGATATGAAGGTTATATACTTAAAATAGGGGCCTATGTGAAAGAAGGGGCAAATCTCTTAATTGATCACGGCTGGTTTGAAAAGCCACCACAATCGATTGACAGAGAATCGGTCCGTAATCAAAACAAATAA
- a CDS encoding RNA polymerase sigma factor: MSVWLCQIAKHSYYKHLEKSKKQRQPTEIFQEQIVHTSPEAELIHAEDKMALYRMIHLLEEPYKEVLLLRLLGGLSFKEIGDIQRKNENWARVTFYRAKLKLRERGTGENEQ, encoded by the coding sequence ATGTCCGTTTGGCTCTGCCAAATCGCAAAGCATTCCTATTATAAGCACCTTGAAAAAAGTAAGAAGCAACGTCAACCTACAGAGATTTTTCAAGAACAGATTGTACATACATCACCTGAAGCAGAACTCATTCATGCGGAAGACAAAATGGCTCTTTACCGAATGATCCACCTACTTGAAGAGCCATATAAAGAGGTTTTACTCCTAAGGCTCTTAGGCGGTCTTAGTTTTAAAGAAATAGGAGACATCCAGCGGAAAAATGAAAATTGGGCAAGAGTGACGTTTTACCGGGCAAAACTGAAATTACGAGAAAGGGGCACGGGCGAAAATGAACAATAA
- a CDS encoding zf-HC2 domain-containing protein, producing the protein MNNNCYIVRDLLPSYIDKLCSYESNQFIEEHIRSCSDCKNVLDTMKEEVEGADELDQVKIQVAKNPFQKVADFFKAQKKLTKYVLIAALLSLVAGASFLFNSMVEWNEAKKEANKLEVVEKERADIMSDVFDVLGSSPEITTQVEKQLMDVFHRYKDKLNLLAIFPTEDVEDWIKENPSVTHEPTTIFPIDYKKAAKVIGTEGIIEAKDRIIPSDYDFGTVVMANTKWVIQYEYKNSYEPKIERHHQLKYYGPSVWSIFLLPILFFAIGSVLMVVWMFLRNHNKQLKDVMGA; encoded by the coding sequence ATGAACAATAACTGCTACATTGTGCGCGACTTACTGCCGTCTTATATAGACAAGCTGTGCAGCTATGAAAGCAATCAGTTTATTGAAGAGCATATTAGATCCTGTAGCGATTGTAAAAATGTCCTCGATACCATGAAAGAGGAAGTGGAGGGGGCAGATGAACTAGACCAAGTGAAGATACAGGTGGCGAAGAATCCCTTCCAAAAAGTAGCGGATTTTTTCAAGGCACAGAAGAAATTGACGAAATATGTACTTATTGCAGCACTCCTGTCATTGGTCGCAGGGGCCAGTTTTCTGTTCAACTCTATGGTGGAATGGAACGAAGCGAAGAAAGAGGCTAACAAGCTGGAAGTGGTAGAAAAAGAGAGGGCAGACATCATGTCGGACGTATTTGATGTCTTAGGTTCCTCTCCTGAAATAACAACACAAGTAGAAAAACAATTGATGGACGTATTTCATAGATACAAAGATAAGCTGAATTTGTTGGCTATTTTTCCAACGGAAGATGTGGAGGATTGGATAAAGGAAAACCCTTCTGTTACCCATGAACCTACCACCATTTTTCCAATTGATTATAAAAAGGCAGCCAAGGTCATCGGAACCGAAGGAATAATTGAAGCGAAGGATCGAATTATACCAAGTGATTATGATTTTGGCACAGTGGTAATGGCGAATACCAAATGGGTCATTCAATATGAATATAAAAATTCATATGAACCGAAGATCGAGCGGCACCATCAATTAAAATACTATGGTCCAAGCGTCTGGAGTATATTCCTGCTACCAATTCTGTTCTTTGCTATAGGCAGTGTGCTAATGGTAGTTTGGATGTTTTTGAGGAATCATAATAAGCAGCTGAAGGATGTTATGGGAGCATAG
- a CDS encoding FAD-binding protein: MILALVVFTCSVSYAVFRYSLNHYSDDLYEQHTIQDVGRLLPTKIERIEKGKEVEQIVHILKEARKDGLKVSIAGKRHSQGGHTYYPDGVVLDMTSFNKILDIDKNRKNIHVESGATWDEIQKALALQGLAVKVMQSQNIFTVGGSISVNVHGRDIKNESLGQTINWFHLLLPNGKIVKVDRISEPELFKDVLGGYGLFGVILDVELQVTDDEVYEIRTKKVSVEEFPAYVHALRENPGVKMAYARVSVAPRTSMNSMFVVEYHTTEYPLTEKLRELKEDEQPYLTYTLLNLSRKTGFGKDWLWDLQEKYFLSLDHRLISRNNAMRSESDFLLYKNQKNTDTLQEFFVPIDEYPAYVEDMKVFLKKDDINLLNFTIRYVSKDELSRLSYAKTDMIALVALFNHGKQKQEVEKAQTSIRKMIDITLRHNGTFYLPYYPYATKQQLLEAYPNFPEFVKEKEKVDPNGDFTSLFYERYSRHED; this comes from the coding sequence GTGATCCTCGCGCTTGTTGTCTTCACTTGCTCGGTTTCCTATGCGGTTTTCCGGTATTCGTTAAACCACTATTCGGATGACCTGTACGAACAGCATACCATCCAGGATGTCGGCCGACTCCTGCCAACGAAAATTGAACGGATCGAAAAAGGAAAAGAAGTAGAGCAGATTGTTCATATTCTAAAGGAAGCCCGGAAAGACGGCTTAAAGGTGAGCATCGCTGGAAAAAGGCATTCCCAGGGCGGGCATACCTATTACCCGGACGGGGTGGTCCTGGATATGACCAGTTTTAATAAAATTCTAGACATCGATAAAAACAGAAAGAACATTCATGTCGAAAGCGGCGCCACATGGGACGAGATCCAAAAAGCCCTTGCCCTACAAGGACTCGCAGTGAAAGTCATGCAAAGCCAGAATATTTTTACCGTCGGAGGGTCCATCAGCGTCAATGTGCATGGCAGGGATATCAAAAACGAATCCCTTGGTCAAACGATTAACTGGTTCCACCTATTGCTTCCTAACGGAAAAATCGTCAAAGTGGATCGTATCAGCGAACCAGAATTATTTAAGGATGTCCTGGGTGGTTATGGTCTATTCGGTGTCATCTTAGATGTCGAGTTGCAGGTGACCGACGATGAGGTGTACGAGATTCGCACAAAAAAGGTGAGTGTGGAGGAATTTCCGGCGTATGTCCATGCCTTAAGGGAAAACCCGGGGGTGAAGATGGCCTATGCACGGGTTTCCGTGGCACCTCGGACATCGATGAACAGCATGTTTGTCGTCGAGTACCATACAACCGAGTATCCTCTGACGGAAAAACTTCGTGAATTGAAGGAAGATGAGCAGCCCTATCTGACCTATACTCTACTCAACTTATCTCGCAAGACCGGCTTCGGCAAGGATTGGTTGTGGGACCTGCAGGAAAAATACTTCCTTTCGCTTGATCATCGCTTGATTTCAAGAAACAACGCCATGCGTTCAGAAAGCGATTTTCTCCTGTATAAAAACCAAAAGAATACGGATACGCTGCAGGAATTTTTCGTCCCAATCGATGAGTATCCGGCCTATGTCGAGGACATGAAAGTCTTTTTGAAAAAAGACGACATCAACCTGCTGAACTTCACGATTCGTTATGTTTCGAAAGACGAGTTATCGAGGCTTTCTTATGCCAAGACAGATATGATCGCCCTTGTCGCCTTGTTCAATCACGGAAAACAAAAGCAGGAGGTCGAAAAGGCGCAAACGTCGATTCGAAAAATGATTGATATTACCTTGAGGCACAACGGAACCTTTTACTTGCCGTATTATCCATACGCAACCAAACAACAATTGCTTGAGGCCTATCCGAACTTTCCTGAGTTTGTGAAGGAAAAGGAGAAGGTCGACCCGAATGGGGATTTCACGAGTCTGTTTTATGAGAGGTACAGCCGCCATGAAGACTAA
- a CDS encoding SulP family inorganic anion transporter gives MNLNTIKYEWFGNIRGDVLAGIVVAMALIPEAIAFSIIAGVDPMIGLYASFCIAVTTAFVGGRPGMISAATGATALLMTTLVRDHGLQYLLAATVLTGVIQIIMGVLKLGRLMKFVPRSVMAGFVNALAILIFMAQLPHFVGESWQMYAMVAGALAIIYILPRFTKAVPSPLVAILVISAIAIFTGSDVRTVGDMGELTSRLPVFMIPDIPLNFETLQIIFPYSISIAIVGLVESLLTASIVDDMTDTESDKNKEARGQGMANIVSAFFGGMAGCAMIGQSVINVKSGGRGRLSTLVAGVFLMVLIVSLKGFLVQIPMAALVGVMFMVSIGTFDWSCLKSVKKVPVTDTLVMVVTVLTVIKTHDLSKGVLIGIILSAIFFAAKISKVKVTSLSAEGSHKKVYHVSGQIFFASVTDFVNSFDYKENVDEIELDLSNAHLWDDSAVGAIDKVVMKYHQNGVKVNLKGVNQESNNLLEKIAVHNKPGGLEKVAGH, from the coding sequence TTGAATCTAAATACAATTAAATATGAATGGTTTGGAAACATCAGGGGAGATGTGTTGGCAGGGATTGTGGTTGCTATGGCTTTAATTCCAGAAGCGATTGCCTTCTCTATTATTGCGGGGGTAGATCCAATGATCGGCCTATACGCGTCATTCTGTATTGCGGTAACCACGGCTTTTGTCGGTGGGAGACCTGGAATGATTTCAGCAGCTACTGGTGCAACCGCACTATTAATGACGACGTTGGTGAGAGACCATGGGTTGCAGTATTTACTTGCAGCCACAGTGTTAACAGGTGTTATCCAAATCATTATGGGTGTATTAAAGCTCGGGCGCTTGATGAAGTTTGTACCGCGTTCGGTTATGGCTGGGTTTGTTAACGCACTAGCCATCTTAATTTTTATGGCACAGTTGCCTCATTTTGTGGGTGAATCATGGCAAATGTATGCGATGGTGGCGGGCGCGCTTGCGATCATTTATATTCTGCCTCGTTTTACAAAAGCGGTCCCATCCCCATTAGTGGCTATTCTTGTGATCTCGGCGATTGCCATTTTTACAGGAAGTGATGTGCGTACGGTAGGAGATATGGGCGAATTAACATCAAGGCTGCCTGTATTCATGATTCCGGATATTCCATTGAACTTCGAGACGCTCCAAATTATTTTTCCCTATTCCATATCCATTGCCATTGTAGGTTTAGTAGAGTCATTATTAACGGCTTCGATTGTCGATGATATGACAGATACGGAAAGTGATAAGAATAAGGAAGCGCGCGGTCAAGGGATGGCAAATATTGTTTCTGCTTTCTTTGGCGGTATGGCTGGATGTGCGATGATTGGCCAATCGGTGATTAATGTGAAATCAGGAGGACGTGGTCGTCTTTCGACACTGGTTGCCGGTGTATTTCTAATGGTTTTAATCGTTTCATTAAAAGGCTTCCTTGTGCAGATTCCAATGGCAGCCCTTGTCGGGGTCATGTTCATGGTATCGATCGGTACGTTTGATTGGTCTTGCCTAAAGTCCGTTAAAAAGGTGCCAGTGACAGACACACTTGTTATGGTTGTCACCGTCTTGACGGTAATTAAAACACATGATTTATCGAAGGGTGTTTTAATTGGGATCATTTTAAGTGCCATTTTCTTTGCAGCGAAAATTTCAAAAGTGAAGGTTACAAGTCTATCAGCAGAAGGTTCACATAAGAAGGTGTATCACGTTTCTGGACAAATCTTCTTTGCTTCTGTCACAGACTTTGTTAATAGCTTTGATTATAAAGAGAACGTAGATGAAATTGAATTAGATTTATCCAATGCACACCTTTGGGACGACTCAGCAGTGGGCGCCATCGATAAAGTGGTCATGAAGTACCACCAAAACGGGGTAAAGGTAAATCTAAAAGGAGTCAATCAGGAAAGTAATAACCTCCTTGAAAAAATTGCCGTTCATAATAAACCAGGCGGACTAGAGAAAGTCGCTGGACACTAA
- a CDS encoding glycosyltransferase family 2 protein, translating to MFGRHLDEQIQTRINSIVNSLESLEKLSQDMKTMNNHFNWSRDIKSKKTKNNDFPWSKSIIRERAKKNTDNNPLVSASIGTAKIPNEDIEVSIIIPSQNKYPLNLLTLYSLEYQTFDLAKMEVILIDDASTDETEEQLKTYQPPYHFKYIRSTERLGRAKVRNVGIQAARGSVLIFLDAEMLTEPNFVENHYKSHQNQNHLILSGAMYLRAIYSSIFPTFSEQQLNKIADSTKQNQALYSRYKQCKFPLDQPYPLIDKQEIAQKSFKELSFNAYPWYQQIVRNFNEDLEGFAFPWMAFLTGNMSIRRELIIQAGMFDEEFYHYGYEDWELGYRLYQMGAQYKISNEIVTYHQEHPVEERKWKEAVGNFGLFAIKHHDMDVLILGLELARMTDLLTMSHILKEYKLLLQTNPTEFQNFSDKFICILETIILLLEVDVRHFNLLGAAGFSAKARSDLKNEMKQINKLKKYPNLTEFLDKVINEN from the coding sequence ATGTTTGGACGTCATTTGGATGAACAGATACAGACAAGGATAAATTCCATCGTTAATTCATTGGAGTCATTAGAAAAGTTATCTCAAGATATGAAAACCATGAATAATCATTTTAACTGGTCAAGAGATATCAAAAGTAAAAAAACCAAAAATAATGATTTTCCATGGTCAAAAAGTATCATACGAGAAAGGGCAAAGAAAAATACAGACAATAATCCACTAGTCAGTGCTAGCATAGGAACAGCAAAAATTCCAAACGAAGATATTGAGGTTAGCATTATTATTCCATCCCAAAACAAATATCCACTAAATTTATTAACCCTCTACTCACTCGAATATCAAACCTTTGATCTAGCTAAAATGGAAGTGATTCTAATTGATGATGCTTCAACGGATGAAACGGAAGAACAATTAAAAACCTATCAACCCCCTTATCATTTTAAATATATTCGTAGTACTGAAAGGCTTGGTAGAGCTAAAGTCAGAAATGTAGGCATTCAAGCTGCAAGAGGTAGTGTTCTTATTTTTCTCGATGCAGAAATGCTGACTGAGCCCAATTTCGTTGAAAATCATTATAAAAGTCATCAGAACCAAAACCATCTCATTTTATCGGGCGCTATGTATTTAAGGGCAATCTATTCAAGTATTTTCCCTACTTTCTCCGAGCAACAGTTGAACAAAATTGCAGATTCAACAAAACAAAATCAAGCACTATATTCGAGATATAAGCAGTGTAAATTCCCCCTTGACCAACCGTACCCATTAATAGATAAACAGGAAATAGCCCAAAAAAGTTTTAAAGAACTATCATTCAATGCATACCCATGGTACCAACAAATAGTGAGGAACTTTAATGAGGATTTAGAAGGCTTTGCCTTTCCTTGGATGGCCTTTCTAACAGGGAACATGTCAATCCGCCGGGAATTAATCATACAAGCTGGCATGTTCGATGAAGAATTTTACCATTACGGATATGAAGATTGGGAATTAGGCTATCGTTTATATCAAATGGGAGCTCAATACAAAATCAGTAATGAAATCGTCACATACCACCAAGAGCATCCGGTGGAGGAAAGGAAATGGAAAGAGGCCGTTGGCAACTTCGGTTTGTTTGCAATCAAACATCATGACATGGATGTATTGATTTTGGGATTAGAGCTTGCTAGAATGACAGATTTACTAACCATGAGTCATATTTTAAAGGAATATAAATTACTGTTACAAACGAATCCAACGGAGTTCCAGAATTTCAGTGATAAATTCATTTGTATTTTAGAAACCATAATCCTCCTTCTTGAGGTCGATGTTCGCCACTTTAATCTCTTAGGTGCAGCAGGCTTTAGTGCAAAAGCAAGAAGCGATTTGAAAAATGAGATGAAACAAATAAATAAACTAAAAAAATACCCTAATTTAACAGAATTTTTAGACAAGGTTATAAACGAGAACTAA
- a CDS encoding glycosyltransferase family 2 protein — MVSIITCTIREEFMDNVFTNYQQQTWQEKELIIILNRDSMDMDRWIQKARNYPNVRVYQLHEKATLGDCLNYGVLLANYDVIAKFDDDDYYGPDYITNSMPAFKDTNVSIIGKSACFIYFKNRKALIHVKGNENTLTDSVAGATLMFRKEIFYYIRFEKVNRAEDYFFIDESKKKGFTIYSTDRYDFAAIRHNSENHTWKISDEDLMSWGDLIAETDDFQSFVSKRKDG, encoded by the coding sequence GTGGTATCGATCATTACTTGTACGATTAGAGAAGAGTTCATGGATAATGTGTTTACTAATTACCAGCAGCAAACGTGGCAGGAAAAAGAATTAATCATTATTTTGAATAGAGATTCGATGGACATGGATAGATGGATTCAAAAGGCCAGGAACTATCCGAATGTCAGAGTCTATCAATTACATGAAAAAGCGACCCTAGGAGATTGTTTAAATTATGGGGTGTTACTAGCCAATTATGATGTCATTGCTAAATTTGACGATGATGACTATTACGGCCCTGATTATATTACGAACTCTATGCCGGCATTTAAGGATACGAACGTTTCTATTATAGGTAAAAGCGCGTGTTTTATATATTTTAAAAACAGGAAAGCACTCATACATGTAAAAGGAAATGAGAACACCTTGACCGACTCTGTAGCGGGTGCGACGTTAATGTTTAGAAAGGAAATATTTTATTATATTCGCTTTGAAAAAGTGAATCGGGCTGAAGATTACTTTTTTATTGATGAAAGCAAAAAGAAAGGATTTACCATCTACTCAACGGACAGGTATGATTTTGCTGCCATCAGGCATAACTCAGAAAATCACACTTGGAAAATCTCTGATGAGGATCTTATGTCGTGGGGAGATCTAATCGCTGAAACGGATGATTTTCAATCTTTTGTGTCAAAAAGGAAAGATGGATAA
- a CDS encoding site-2 protease family protein: MEKKLEKGGTKTTWGVLGTIAALLLGKLKYLLVILKILKLQTLISMFIYLGTYALIFGWKFAVALVYLLFVHEMGHLYAAKRIKLPVSPAIFIPFMGAVIGMKEMPKNAKDEGFVAYMGPLFGLLSFLPAIPLYLFTHEPFWALLIILGGMLNLFNLIPITPLDGGRIAAGISTKLWGLGIVLLLAYSIMNPSFIGLFIVVIGSIEWYKLFKKQKNLHTDQAEIEELEYVVEKLKQGSLPLEGMQGIVTKAKWKIKNMQIIEALQAIIMEIEKRKKELYLQQLTGTYSFSEEGQPDHHDGMEDLIRNLEEKLAVYKKEVHTTATYYKTDKKTKVQLFLIYMGLVIALALSYYYGNEILMNHPEVQRMMNR, encoded by the coding sequence TTGGAGAAAAAGTTAGAAAAGGGTGGAACGAAAACCACTTGGGGAGTCCTTGGTACGATTGCTGCCCTCTTATTAGGTAAATTAAAATATCTTTTGGTTATTTTAAAAATCCTTAAGTTACAAACGCTCATTAGCATGTTTATTTATCTTGGAACCTATGCACTGATTTTCGGTTGGAAATTTGCTGTGGCACTCGTTTACTTATTGTTCGTGCACGAAATGGGACATCTATACGCAGCAAAACGAATCAAGCTGCCAGTCAGCCCGGCAATCTTTATTCCATTTATGGGTGCTGTTATCGGAATGAAGGAAATGCCCAAAAATGCCAAGGATGAAGGGTTCGTCGCCTACATGGGACCATTATTCGGACTGTTGTCCTTTTTGCCTGCCATTCCGTTGTATCTCTTTACACACGAACCATTCTGGGCATTGCTGATCATTTTAGGCGGGATGTTGAACCTGTTCAACTTAATCCCCATCACTCCATTAGACGGTGGAAGAATTGCGGCAGGGATTAGCACGAAGCTTTGGGGACTAGGGATTGTCTTATTATTGGCCTACTCCATTATGAATCCAAGTTTCATTGGCCTCTTCATTGTCGTTATAGGTTCAATAGAATGGTATAAATTATTCAAAAAACAAAAAAATTTGCATACCGACCAAGCTGAAATTGAGGAACTTGAATACGTCGTCGAAAAATTAAAGCAGGGGTCGCTTCCTCTCGAAGGAATGCAAGGCATCGTTACGAAGGCCAAATGGAAGATTAAAAACATGCAGATTATCGAAGCACTCCAAGCCATTATTATGGAAATTGAAAAAAGGAAAAAGGAGCTGTATCTGCAGCAGTTAACAGGTACGTATTCTTTTAGCGAAGAAGGGCAACCCGACCATCATGATGGGATGGAAGATTTGATCCGAAATTTAGAGGAAAAGCTTGCAGTCTATAAAAAAGAGGTTCACACAACGGCAACCTACTACAAAACTGATAAAAAAACAAAGGTGCAATTATTTCTCATTTATATGGGCCTAGTCATCGCCCTGGCCCTAAGCTATTATTATGGCAACGAGATTCTCATGAACCATCCGGAAGTGCAGAGAATGATGAATCGCTAA
- a CDS encoding SRPBCC family protein translates to MNNVTKFIILKPANEVFEAFVDPSKIGNFWFSSSSERWEQGKAITLKYEEYNAEVLIKVLEIQANEKIVFSWGEDHLVTITLNESENGSTIIEVNEEGFKEDDGGLINKLIDNKEGWVYMLSCLKAYMEFGVTKLRAGIVKN, encoded by the coding sequence ATGAACAACGTAACAAAATTTATAATTTTGAAGCCGGCAAATGAAGTATTTGAAGCCTTCGTGGATCCCTCGAAAATCGGGAATTTTTGGTTTTCCTCAAGCTCTGAAAGATGGGAACAAGGGAAGGCCATTACATTGAAATATGAAGAATACAATGCTGAAGTGCTAATCAAAGTATTGGAAATCCAAGCAAATGAGAAAATTGTGTTCTCATGGGGGGAAGATCATCTGGTCACGATCACACTCAACGAGAGTGAGAATGGGAGTACCATTATTGAAGTGAACGAAGAAGGCTTCAAAGAGGATGATGGCGGGCTAATCAATAAATTAATCGATAATAAAGAAGGCTGGGTTTATATGCTAAGTTGCTTAAAGGCATATATGGAATTTGGCGTGACCAAATTGAGAGCGGGAATAGTCAAGAATTAA